From the genome of Clostridium sp. BNL1100, one region includes:
- a CDS encoding GyrI-like domain-containing protein produces the protein MSELIKFEVKKLPSIKLVGKELRYNMEAHMKGDNRIPAFWDKCFTDEIFLLLEKQTDFIYDSAYVGVMIDWDNEDGDFSYIVGMLMKDGVSVPEGYYYKDIEETDVAIGWIKGTNTADVCSSAHSLTEQAIKENGYKCDKMKWCMELYNCPRYTTPDENGDITLDYYIPVNDN, from the coding sequence ATGAGCGAACTTATTAAATTCGAAGTTAAAAAATTGCCAAGTATAAAACTAGTGGGAAAAGAACTACGTTATAATATGGAAGCACATATGAAAGGTGATAATCGGATTCCCGCTTTTTGGGATAAATGTTTCACTGACGAAATTTTTCTACTACTTGAAAAACAAACCGATTTTATCTATGACAGTGCATACGTAGGTGTAATGATTGACTGGGATAATGAGGATGGAGACTTTTCATATATCGTTGGTATGTTAATGAAAGATGGAGTATCTGTTCCAGAAGGCTACTACTATAAAGATATAGAAGAAACAGATGTTGCAATTGGATGGATTAAAGGTACAAACACAGCTGATGTTTGCTCTTCTGCTCATTCTCTTACTGAGCAAGCCATTAAAGAAAATGGGTATAAGTGTGACAAAATGAAATGGTGCATGGAGTTGTATAATTGTCCTCGATATACTACACCTGATGAAAATGGCGATATAACACTTGATTATTATATTCCCGTTAATGATAACTAA
- a CDS encoding alpha/beta hydrolase → MELTSFIVFPSRGAVHIKIKKKSIKIWIFILGILLVLVCICGFLLAYIPAKMSEKHTNEIVELYFTDTGYSLSEFNKNWASKINNYELTSVFGHTIPVTYICANEKYENKTIILVHWHESNHEAMYPIAEVFLEKGWNVVLYDQRAHGQNTAKTVTFGLYESQDLQEVVDFTYQKSKGATMGALGQSMGAATIAFYSGTEHASKYLDFAVIDSAFSGMYEEIYWEISQSQVPLPATALTNLGSSFCKLIYGYRYSDISITEQMCLNNIPTLIMHSKQDNKCPYYMGEELYNGLSHSDKQLITFENSEHLLSFWDEKERYMQSVFLFIDKFVK, encoded by the coding sequence ATGGAATTAACTTCGTTTATAGTGTTTCCATCGAGGGGAGCTGTTCATATTAAAATTAAAAAGAAGTCTATAAAAATTTGGATTTTTATCTTAGGAATCCTTTTAGTATTAGTATGCATATGTGGATTCTTACTAGCTTATATACCTGCAAAAATGTCTGAAAAGCACACAAATGAAATTGTTGAGTTATATTTTACAGATACAGGATACTCCCTTTCAGAATTTAATAAAAATTGGGCATCAAAAATCAATAATTATGAACTGACTTCAGTTTTTGGACATACAATTCCGGTTACATATATTTGCGCAAATGAAAAATATGAAAACAAAACTATCATCCTTGTCCACTGGCACGAATCAAATCATGAAGCAATGTATCCCATTGCAGAAGTATTTTTAGAAAAAGGTTGGAATGTTGTGCTGTATGACCAGCGGGCACATGGTCAGAATACTGCTAAAACAGTAACTTTTGGCTTATATGAAAGTCAGGACTTACAAGAAGTGGTTGATTTTACATACCAAAAATCAAAAGGAGCAACAATGGGTGCTTTAGGGCAATCTATGGGAGCAGCAACGATTGCCTTTTATTCAGGAACAGAACATGCAAGCAAGTATTTAGATTTTGCAGTAATTGATAGTGCGTTTAGTGGAATGTATGAAGAAATATATTGGGAGATTTCACAATCGCAAGTTCCTCTTCCCGCTACTGCGTTGACCAATCTCGGTAGCAGTTTCTGTAAATTAATATATGGTTACAGATATTCTGATATAAGCATTACGGAGCAAATGTGCTTAAACAATATACCAACTCTTATTATGCACAGTAAGCAGGACAACAAATGCCCTTATTATATGGGAGAAGAACTGTATAATGGTCTTTCACATTCTGATAAACAGTTAATTACATTCGAAAATTCTGAACATTTACTTTCATTTTGGGATGAAAAAGAACGATATATGCAGTCTGTATTTTTATTTATTGATAAGTTTGTTAAGTAA
- a CDS encoding AraC family transcriptional regulator, with protein MNSEHQSILNPYIIEAFTINENNVPYPIGTHFPKRTVRFYELELITGGSGTIITNGEVASVVKGDVFLRVPGTVVEGYSGYYFIVVAFDAIYDNSRKKLYSTLTPYWVPNEKEMLSDVGIFKDVPNKINTFNVELEALFYKVFSEFTKYHQSCQLILKSYLMTIFNLLIFTPGITNKNVNTRSFKNNYDSIKSSKAYIDHNLHKDFTLSGLAEMCHMSKSFYSKIFKSIFGISPFDYIAQSRINHAKKLLITTNIKISDISLMCGFVDITYFYKIFKKYVNMTPANYRERYSIMRPY; from the coding sequence ATGAACAGTGAGCACCAATCAATTTTAAATCCGTACATTATAGAAGCATTTACCATAAATGAAAACAATGTTCCATATCCTATTGGGACACATTTTCCAAAAAGAACTGTCAGATTCTATGAGCTTGAACTCATAACAGGAGGAAGCGGAACAATAATAACTAACGGAGAAGTTGCTTCCGTAGTAAAAGGTGATGTATTTTTAAGAGTACCCGGTACAGTAGTTGAGGGATATTCCGGTTACTATTTTATTGTTGTTGCGTTTGATGCGATATATGATAACTCCCGGAAAAAGCTTTATTCTACACTTACACCCTACTGGGTGCCAAATGAAAAAGAAATGCTTAGTGATGTAGGTATTTTCAAGGATGTCCCAAATAAGATAAACACTTTTAATGTCGAATTGGAAGCTTTATTTTACAAGGTATTTAGCGAATTTACCAAATACCATCAAAGTTGCCAGTTAATCTTGAAATCATATCTTATGACAATATTTAATCTATTGATTTTCACTCCGGGGATTACTAATAAAAACGTTAATACCCGTTCTTTTAAAAATAATTATGATTCGATAAAATCCTCCAAAGCTTACATAGACCATAATCTCCATAAAGATTTTACATTATCCGGTCTTGCTGAAATGTGCCACATGAGTAAAAGTTTTTATAGCAAAATTTTCAAAAGCATATTTGGTATATCACCATTTGACTATATTGCTCAAAGCCGGATTAATCACGCAAAAAAATTATTGATTACAACTAATATAAAAATTTCTGATATAAGCCTTATGTGTGGTTTTGTTGATATAACTTATTTTTATAAGATATTTAAGAAATATGTTAATATGACACCTGCGAATTACCGTGAACGATATAGTATCATGAGGCCTTACTAA
- a CDS encoding dockerin type I domain-containing protein — MIKKVLISFLVFSMVISCCIATRAYAADLKIGAWVGTQPTEAEIVKYQEVQQRKIDIVHQFVNWSTNFDWIRPYADAVYKNGSILMVTWEPWEYNTVDIKNGKADAYLTKMAQDIKSYGKEIWLRPLHEANGNWYPWAIGYAGKINTNETYIAAFRHVVDVFRNNGVSNVKWVYNVNCSNVGDGTSYLDYYPGDNYVDYTSVDGYNWGTTQSWGSVWQTFDQIFSQSYNALKTINKPIIIAEWASTEVGGDKAKWITESFDTIKTSYTKIYAAVWFSENKETDWRINSSNASLESYRKAISPVSVKYGDLNKDGEIDSIDFSILKGYVLGNNRDIDTIAADVNLDGFVDSLDFSILKKYLLSIITVLPDTNK, encoded by the coding sequence ATGATTAAAAAGGTTTTAATTTCATTTCTAGTATTTAGTATGGTTATTTCATGTTGTATTGCTACCCGGGCATATGCTGCAGATTTAAAAATAGGTGCATGGGTGGGGACACAGCCTACAGAAGCTGAAATAGTAAAGTACCAAGAGGTTCAGCAGAGGAAAATTGACATTGTGCACCAATTTGTTAACTGGTCCACTAATTTTGACTGGATTAGGCCATATGCTGACGCTGTTTATAAAAATGGTTCAATATTAATGGTTACCTGGGAGCCATGGGAATATAATACTGTTGATATTAAAAACGGTAAAGCAGATGCCTATTTAACAAAAATGGCTCAGGATATAAAATCCTACGGTAAGGAAATATGGTTAAGGCCACTTCATGAAGCTAATGGAAATTGGTATCCATGGGCCATAGGATATGCTGGCAAGATAAATACAAACGAAACATATATAGCTGCATTCAGACATGTTGTTGATGTTTTTCGCAATAACGGTGTTTCAAATGTCAAATGGGTGTATAATGTTAACTGCTCCAATGTAGGTGATGGCACAAGTTACCTTGATTACTATCCCGGAGATAACTACGTAGATTACACTTCAGTTGACGGATATAATTGGGGAACAACTCAATCATGGGGAAGTGTATGGCAGACATTTGATCAGATTTTTTCTCAATCATATAATGCATTGAAAACAATAAACAAACCTATAATCATTGCAGAATGGGCATCAACTGAAGTTGGCGGAGATAAAGCAAAATGGATTACAGAATCATTTGATACCATAAAAACATCATATACAAAAATCTATGCTGCTGTATGGTTTAGCGAAAATAAAGAAACTGACTGGAGAATAAATTCAAGCAATGCGTCTCTTGAGTCTTACAGAAAGGCAATAAGTCCTGTATCCGTAAAGTATGGAGATTTAAATAAGGATGGAGAAATTGACTCAATAGATTTCTCCATATTAAAAGGATACGTGTTAGGTAACAACAGGGATATAGATACGATTGCAGCAGACGTGAACCTTGACGGTTTTGTAGATTCACTAGACTTTTCTATTTTAAAGAAATATCTTTTAAGTATAATTACAGTTCTGCCTGATACAAATAAATAG
- a CDS encoding ABC transporter permease, which produces METINKHFFSDMCVMLGRSMRHIFRSMDTIITVTITPIAMMLLFVYVLGGAIQAETNNYVNYLLPGILLIAIASGISYTAYRLFMDMKSGIFERFHSMPIAGSSALWGHVLTSLVSNAISVVVIIIAALIMGFRSSAGILSWLAVAGILAMFTLALTWIAAIAGLSAKSVDGAGAFSYPLIFLPFISSAFVPTDSMPGPVRVFAENQPVTSIVDAIRSLLTQQPVGSDIWIALAWCLGILIVAYIFAMRVYRRKAA; this is translated from the coding sequence ATGGAAACAATTAATAAACACTTTTTTAGTGATATGTGCGTAATGTTAGGACGTTCCATGCGCCATATTTTCCGCAGTATGGATACCATTATCACGGTGACTATCACTCCGATTGCAATGATGCTGCTATTCGTTTATGTGTTGGGCGGAGCGATTCAAGCCGAAACAAACAACTATGTGAATTACTTGCTGCCGGGCATCCTGCTGATTGCCATTGCAAGCGGCATATCCTACACGGCTTACCGCCTGTTTATGGATATGAAAAGTGGCATCTTTGAGAGATTCCACTCTATGCCAATCGCAGGTTCATCTGCGCTGTGGGGACATGTGCTGACCTCATTGGTATCAAATGCGATTTCAGTTGTTGTAATCATAATTGCAGCGCTGATTATGGGCTTTCGCTCGTCTGCAGGAATATTGTCATGGCTTGCCGTGGCAGGTATCCTGGCGATGTTTACGCTGGCCTTGACATGGATTGCGGCGATTGCAGGACTGTCCGCAAAATCCGTGGACGGTGCAGGTGCCTTTTCCTACCCTCTTATCTTTCTTCCATTCATAAGCTCGGCCTTTGTACCAACCGATTCTATGCCGGGGCCTGTCCGTGTTTTTGCAGAAAACCAGCCGGTAACTTCCATCGTAGATGCGATACGTTCTCTGCTCACTCAACAGCCTGTCGGCAGCGACATTTGGATTGCACTTGCATGGTGTCTTGGTATTCTTATTGTTGCATATATATTTGCAATGAGAGTCTATAGACGTAAAGCTGCTTAA
- a CDS encoding ATP-binding cassette domain-containing protein, with translation MEKAIQVKGLQKSYKKLQVLKSVDFQVEKGSIFALLGSNGAGKTTIVKILSTLLKQDGGTAVVNGFDVASKPDNVRQSISLTGQFAAVDEILTGRENLILIAKLRHQKDPRLVADNLLKRFGLTEAADRRVSTYSGGMRRKLDIAMSLIGNPQIIFLDEPTTGLDPEARIEVWKVVKELSNGGTTVFLTTQYLDEAEQLADRIAILHEGKIIANGTLAELKKLFPPAKVEYVEKQLTLEEIFLAIIGKKGGKENGNN, from the coding sequence ATGGAAAAAGCAATTCAAGTAAAAGGACTGCAAAAGTCCTACAAGAAACTTCAAGTTCTAAAGAGTGTAGATTTTCAGGTAGAAAAAGGCAGTATTTTCGCCCTGTTGGGCTCCAACGGTGCAGGCAAAACAACAATTGTCAAAATACTCTCAACACTGCTGAAACAAGATGGCGGGACAGCCGTCGTCAATGGCTTTGACGTTGCATCAAAGCCCGACAATGTGCGTCAGTCCATCAGCCTGACCGGGCAATTTGCCGCCGTGGACGAGATTTTGACAGGACGTGAAAATCTTATATTGATAGCCAAGCTACGTCACCAGAAAGATCCACGCCTTGTTGCCGACAATTTGCTGAAGCGCTTCGGACTGACTGAAGCCGCCGACCGCAGGGTGTCTACTTATTCGGGAGGTATGCGCAGGAAGCTAGATATCGCTATGAGCCTTATAGGAAATCCGCAGATTATCTTTCTCGACGAGCCGACAACCGGGCTTGACCCCGAGGCACGCATAGAGGTTTGGAAAGTTGTAAAAGAACTTTCTAATGGTGGCACTACTGTTTTTTTAACTACACAGTACTTAGATGAAGCCGAACAGCTCGCAGACAGAATTGCCATTCTTCATGAAGGAAAAATTATCGCAAACGGTACACTTGCTGAGCTGAAAAAACTATTCCCGCCCGCAAAGGTGGAGTATGTGGAAAAACAACTGACATTGGAGGAGATATTCCTCGCAATCATCGGTAAAAAAGGAGGAAAAGAAAATGGAAACAATTAA
- a CDS encoding DUF1048 domain-containing protein produces the protein MRIQDIIEGKKEWRAHVARVKSLPQDYQIVYKEIQKYLFKVGPVELTEGTGLLSGIIDLFEEGASLGKGVLEVTGSNVAAFCDDLIKDSKTYADIYQESVDQEVYKAIKKDTDKTK, from the coding sequence ATGAGAATACAAGATATCATCGAAGGTAAAAAAGAGTGGAGAGCACACGTGGCACGTGTCAAATCACTCCCGCAAGATTATCAGATTGTTTATAAAGAGATTCAAAAATATCTATTTAAGGTCGGTCCTGTTGAGCTAACTGAAGGGACAGGGTTGCTATCGGGGATTATCGATCTTTTTGAAGAGGGTGCGTCCCTGGGGAAAGGCGTGCTCGAAGTGACGGGTAGCAACGTAGCGGCATTCTGCGACGATCTAATCAAAGATTCAAAAACTTATGCTGACATTTATCAGGAATCTGTTGACCAGGAAGTTTACAAGGCCATAAAAAAGGATACGGATAAAACAAAGTAA
- a CDS encoding DUF1048 domain-containing protein has product MNFWEMITGSDMTKELKIFEVRAKKLPADYQEAWEKIKINLWPHSDFTGRNLMPILDGVLGLLEETAADGQNVEEVLGDDIKGFCSALAGEEGAKSFRDKWRQQLNNNITKKLGK; this is encoded by the coding sequence ATGAATTTCTGGGAAATGATTACAGGAAGTGACATGACTAAAGAATTGAAAATCTTTGAAGTGCGAGCCAAAAAGCTACCGGCTGATTATCAAGAGGCATGGGAAAAAATCAAGATAAACCTCTGGCCCCACTCAGACTTTACCGGTCGCAACCTTATGCCAATTCTTGATGGTGTACTTGGCCTACTGGAAGAAACGGCAGCGGACGGTCAGAATGTGGAAGAGGTTTTGGGCGACGATATCAAAGGCTTCTGCTCCGCACTGGCCGGCGAAGAAGGAGCAAAGTCTTTTCGTGACAAGTGGCGCCAGCAACTTAATAACAATATTACTAAAAAATTAGGTAAATAG
- a CDS encoding PadR family transcriptional regulator, producing MIVLDNLTEMLKGVLEGCVLEIISRGETYGYEITRRLNALGFSDVVEGTVYTILVRLEKNKLVNIEKKPSDMGPPRKFYTLNDSGREELNRFWEKWVFVSSKINELKEKI from the coding sequence GTGATTGTGCTGGATAATCTAACGGAAATGCTCAAAGGCGTGCTTGAGGGCTGTGTACTTGAAATTATAAGTCGTGGCGAAACATATGGCTACGAAATCACGCGACGGCTTAATGCTCTCGGCTTCTCCGATGTTGTGGAAGGAACTGTCTACACCATTTTGGTGCGGCTTGAGAAGAATAAACTCGTGAACATAGAAAAAAAGCCCTCCGACATGGGGCCACCGCGCAAATTCTACACGTTAAATGACTCAGGACGAGAAGAACTGAACCGATTTTGGGAAAAATGGGTATTTGTTTCGTCTAAAATTAACGAATTAAAGGAGAAAATATAA
- a CDS encoding DUF4474 domain-containing protein, which translates to MQTKMLLKKPDQSLHRNPLNSSKKNNMPAANKKNVRTTDYKKLVQIMVSNPNAISREEFIFIQSIIGYRQAIAMREEAILRKKQGKLDGSSINSKVVKNSNNKNQASSNTGMPNNLRTGLEKLSGVDLSDLKVHKNSDKPQQIGALAYTQGSDIHIAPGQEKHLPHEGWHAVQQMQGKVRPTIQMKTDLLVSHDNELEKEADIMGSKAKKEGSKSNTFQYPKSPKPQSGHNARVIQGFGFNPGKLAGNIVKKVAKAGSSGIKTVGNAVKHAAKAGSNGIKAVGNIVQHAAKAGANGIKAVGNIVKHAAKTGANGIKAVGNIVKHAAKTGANGIKAVGNIVKHAAKTGANGIKAVGNIVKHAAKTGANGIKAVGNLVKHTAKAGASGIKTLGKIVKHGVKQGIKGLKSVGSLVKKGAKLGAKGLKTALNVVKQGVKLGAKAGTKVIKKAKSVAKQATGAFSNLKKRFGKLVDFAKKEVYQTVKKNPLAFVKGVLETGKSGIQFGRSLYENFTKNDNMKWNDKIMDAAKDTSLYKSFVKKTQSGAWQELFDVGGFDRDKNGVYHAQQDALQQYGGYNDLYDIVFDFATSMRREKYDYKVGEKEYIVWLWKGDYLNLGAGAEIGIYTGGEPHWFSDVDNAMPMTLSLRDKEGNNIFEWDPKKKNWWCTGFNPNYPDKKAEDLISVGTIDFSGHLDMWEAFYKKYDGFYPWKFYPDKHIAEFEWKN; encoded by the coding sequence ATGCAGACTAAGATGCTATTAAAAAAACCTGACCAATCGTTGCACAGAAATCCTCTGAATAGCAGTAAAAAGAATAATATGCCGGCTGCAAATAAAAAAAATGTAAGAACAACGGATTACAAGAAATTAGTTCAGATAATGGTCAGTAATCCGAATGCCATATCCAGAGAAGAATTTATATTTATACAATCAATAATTGGATACCGGCAGGCAATAGCCATGAGAGAGGAGGCAATACTCCGTAAAAAGCAAGGAAAGTTGGATGGAAGTAGTATAAATTCCAAAGTTGTGAAAAATTCAAATAACAAAAATCAGGCATCTTCAAATACCGGTATGCCCAATAATTTGCGGACAGGGCTTGAAAAGTTATCCGGAGTTGACCTCTCAGACCTAAAAGTTCATAAAAACTCTGATAAACCACAGCAAATTGGAGCTTTGGCGTATACACAGGGAAGTGATATACATATTGCTCCAGGACAGGAAAAACATCTTCCTCATGAAGGTTGGCACGCTGTACAGCAAATGCAGGGGAAAGTACGCCCTACTATACAAATGAAAACGGATTTACTTGTGAGCCATGATAATGAGCTTGAAAAAGAAGCAGATATTATGGGAAGTAAGGCTAAAAAAGAGGGCTCCAAAAGTAACACATTTCAGTACCCAAAATCTCCAAAACCACAATCAGGTCATAACGCTAGAGTTATTCAGGGGTTTGGATTTAATCCTGGTAAACTGGCAGGGAATATAGTAAAAAAAGTAGCTAAAGCTGGTTCATCGGGTATAAAAACAGTAGGCAATGCAGTTAAACATGCAGCAAAAGCGGGATCAAACGGAATTAAAGCAGTTGGAAATATAGTTCAACATGCAGCAAAAGCAGGAGCAAACGGAATTAAAGCAGTTGGAAATATAGTTAAACACGCAGCAAAAACAGGGGCAAACGGAATAAAAGCGGTAGGAAATATAGTCAAACATGCAGCAAAAACAGGGGCAAACGGAATAAAAGCGGTAGGAAATATAGTCAAACATGCAGCAAAAACAGGAGCAAACGGAATAAAAGCAGTAGGAAATATAGTAAAGCACGCAGCAAAAACAGGGGCAAACGGAATAAAAGCGGTTGGAAACCTAGTAAAACATACAGCTAAAGCAGGGGCCAGCGGAATAAAAACGTTAGGAAAAATAGTAAAACACGGAGTAAAGCAAGGAATAAAAGGATTAAAATCTGTAGGCAGTTTAGTGAAAAAAGGTGCGAAGCTAGGGGCAAAGGGTTTAAAAACAGCACTAAATGTTGTAAAGCAAGGGGTTAAATTAGGTGCTAAGGCAGGAACAAAAGTTATAAAGAAAGCAAAGAGTGTTGCAAAGCAAGCAACGGGAGCATTTTCAAACCTTAAGAAGAGATTTGGTAAATTAGTAGATTTTGCAAAAAAAGAAGTTTATCAAACAGTTAAAAAGAATCCCTTGGCATTTGTAAAAGGAGTACTAGAAACTGGGAAATCTGGAATACAATTTGGCCGAAGCCTATATGAAAATTTTACTAAAAATGATAATATGAAATGGAACGATAAAATAATGGATGCTGCTAAAGATACTTCTCTATATAAGAGTTTTGTCAAGAAAACTCAAAGTGGAGCTTGGCAGGAGTTATTTGACGTAGGTGGCTTTGACAGAGACAAAAATGGAGTTTATCATGCACAACAAGATGCACTGCAGCAATACGGCGGTTACAATGACCTTTACGATATTGTTTTTGATTTTGCTACCAGTATGAGAAGAGAAAAATATGATTATAAAGTTGGGGAAAAAGAATATATTGTTTGGTTATGGAAAGGAGATTATCTGAATCTTGGGGCAGGAGCAGAGATAGGTATATATACCGGAGGAGAACCCCATTGGTTTTCAGATGTGGATAATGCCATGCCAATGACACTATCTTTAAGAGATAAAGAAGGAAACAATATTTTCGAGTGGGACCCAAAGAAGAAAAATTGGTGGTGCACGGGATTTAATCCAAATTACCCAGATAAAAAAGCGGAAGATCTTATTTCAGTAGGAACTATAGACTTTTCAGGACATTTGGATATGTGGGAAGCTTTCTATAAAAAATATGATGGATTTTATCCATGGAAATTTTACCCAGATAAACATATTGCTGAATTTGAATGGAAAAATTAG
- a CDS encoding DUF5104 domain-containing protein — MKIKKILLFTTIIGLSLGLSSCGSFSSRLIRNDEKTADARFKNIIEAIEKKDKEGLKKMFSPNALKEAKDIDDGIEYIMKFYKGKMKSRDEGTVITSDSKNEGVKKSELRCGYTVTTDEDTYIVFFIDQIVNTKSTDNIGLYMLQIIKESDKKKEFDGGGEKTRCAGIYRPQNTTMKEESK; from the coding sequence ATGAAAATTAAAAAAATATTATTATTTACAACAATTATCGGACTTTCTTTAGGGTTGTCATCGTGCGGATCCTTCAGCTCTAGGCTTATAAGAAATGATGAAAAAACCGCCGATGCACGTTTTAAAAATATAATTGAAGCAATAGAAAAGAAAGATAAGGAGGGACTGAAAAAAATGTTCTCTCCCAATGCACTGAAAGAGGCAAAAGATATTGATGATGGAATTGAATACATAATGAAATTCTATAAAGGTAAAATGAAATCAAGGGATGAGGGCACCGTAATAACATCTGATTCAAAAAATGAAGGTGTAAAGAAGAGTGAACTAAGATGTGGATACACAGTTACAACTGATGAAGATACTTACATAGTATTTTTTATAGACCAGATAGTAAATACAAAAAGCACTGATAATATTGGGCTTTATATGTTACAAATAATAAAAGAGTCAGACAAGAAAAAAGAATTTGATGGTGGGGGAGAAAAGACAAGGTGTGCCGGAATTTACAGACCCCAAAATACTACGATGAAAGAGGAAAGTAAATGA
- a CDS encoding class I SAM-dependent methyltransferase, producing MSDTSIKNAKRFLGFADTYDTARPQLPLYPINVIKNYLGKIPDLVVDLGCGTGLSTLIWENNCSKIIGIEPSDDMINVARTKQICGVEFVKAYSHDTGLSDSIADVVICSQSFHWMEPKKTLSEVNRILAPNGIFATIDCDWPPISHWEVEQSYKKLFNKVSIIENENKELQDNHFRWDKNKHLLNIESCGYFRYTREIVFKNTEKYTARRLINIALSQGGLQSILRKIPEAITPEIDSYKEKVFEIFGDKEFNIDFCYRMRIGIK from the coding sequence ATGAGTGATACTAGTATAAAAAACGCCAAGCGTTTTTTAGGATTTGCTGATACATATGATACTGCAAGACCACAGTTACCTTTGTATCCGATTAATGTAATTAAGAACTATTTAGGGAAAATACCTGACTTGGTGGTAGACTTAGGTTGTGGGACCGGTTTATCTACACTAATTTGGGAAAATAATTGCAGTAAAATAATCGGAATAGAACCAAGCGATGACATGATTAATGTTGCAAGAACAAAGCAAATATGCGGAGTCGAATTTGTTAAAGCCTACTCTCATGACACCGGTCTGTCTGACAGCATTGCTGATGTTGTTATCTGTTCGCAATCATTTCATTGGATGGAACCAAAAAAAACACTTAGTGAAGTGAACAGAATATTAGCTCCAAATGGTATTTTTGCAACAATTGACTGTGATTGGCCACCTATAAGTCATTGGGAGGTTGAACAGTCATATAAAAAATTATTTAACAAAGTAAGTATTATTGAAAATGAAAATAAAGAGCTGCAAGATAATCATTTTAGATGGGATAAAAATAAGCACTTATTAAATATTGAGAGCTGTGGTTATTTTAGATATACCCGGGAGATTGTTTTTAAAAATACTGAAAAATATACGGCGAGAAGACTTATTAATATTGCTTTAAGTCAAGGCGGCTTACAGAGTATTTTAAGGAAAATACCTGAGGCTATTACTCCTGAGATAGACAGTTATAAAGAAAAAGTCTTTGAAATATTTGGTGACAAAGAATTCAATATTGACTTCTGTTATAGAATGCGTATTGGTATAAAATAA
- a CDS encoding VOC family protein yields the protein MGILSGSVHTGLFVEDIVKMVAFYRDILGFETDWDGGPFASFKVKDGGLFMFDRKQFAVSMNKPYYPPKGFNQTMEIGIGVPTKADVDREYERLTALGVQSLTGEPVTQQWGQRNFWIADPEGNYIEIGC from the coding sequence ATGGGTATTTTGTCTGGCAGTGTACATACAGGGTTATTTGTTGAAGATATCGTAAAGATGGTGGCGTTTTACAGAGATATACTGGGCTTTGAAACAGATTGGGACGGAGGACCATTTGCAAGTTTCAAAGTAAAAGATGGCGGGTTGTTTATGTTCGATAGGAAACAATTTGCCGTGTCTATGAATAAACCTTATTACCCACCAAAAGGATTTAATCAGACAATGGAAATTGGAATAGGTGTTCCTACTAAAGCTGATGTGGATAGAGAATATGAACGACTAACGGCACTTGGTGTTCAATCACTGACAGGTGAGCCAGTTACCCAACAGTGGGGACAAAGAAATTTTTGGATAGCTGACCCTGAAGGTAATTATATTGAAATTGGTTGTTAA